The Aspergillus flavus chromosome 6, complete sequence nucleotide sequence GAGGTCTTGGGCTGTGGGGTTATAATTGTGTGGTGATTAATGTATTCAAAGTTTTGAAAGGACTGTGGTCTGGGGTTGTAGGGCGGACGGTTGAGTTTGAGGTACAGGAGCTATGTAGATCATGATAGAGATGCTCGATTGCCATGGTGATGGGGGTTCCTCCCCTTGTAGAATTACACAGAGAAGTGAACATTATAGTCAACCGTCAATCTATCCTATTAGACTATGTATTTCTATATGCCATCATAATTATGTTCATGAATAAGAAATATGCAACTTTTTGGCTGGTAAATCAAATATGCTCCCGCAAATGCTATCAAATAAGATGAAATATTCGTTAGTGTAAAAATCGATCGTTGTCTCCGTACGAGGCGTAGTCTTCGACAATGATATTATCTGAATAGGGTCTGGTGTCGGTCggatcgtcgtcgtcgtcgctaCTGTCCTCAGGGGTGTCTGCGTTACCATGAGATGCAGATGCACCGCCCAGGTCCTCCGGTCGCTTTCTGCGCTGGAAGTCTTGTGCATGGGCGGAGGCCAGAATGGTTCCCACTCGAGATAAGCCGCGTGCCCGGAGGGATGTACCCGGTGTGGGCGGAGTTCCGTGTTCTATATCGGCCgcaggaggttgaggagTGGGCTGCTGTGGTTCCTGGACCACCATTTCTTCGGTTGGTTGGTCGGTTTCTGTATGTGGCGAGGCCACCTCGTAGGGTAATGGCACGTCTCTTGACGCGCGGAAAAGCAGCACATTCGTGCAATGTTCGTTCTCCACTCGAAATATCGTCCATATACCTCTTCGCGAGATCTCCGAGAACGCGACTACAAAGCTGAGCACGGCGGAATGTTGGATGTCGTGAGCGAATATGGCGTAGAATATCCAGTTGAATCGCACAACGACATCGATAACCATGGCTGCATAATAGACCCAGGCCCTGTGGAAAGCCAGGACCTCGCGTAGAAGGGGGTGTTTCGCATATGGGTTCCCTAAACTCCAGTCCATGGCAAGGTCCCAAACGCAGCAATAAACAGCATTCAATAACGCGAACGTGATGAACGGTGCCTGGAACCGGGTAACCCTGTCGATGCGATACATACTCAGGGTGGCGTAATAGAGAACTCCAAAGATGTACTTTCCGAAATTCAGCAGATGCGGGAAAACGTTCCGTGTGTCAGCGTATCGACGTAGACACTGCAAAGCTCTCCATATAGACGGGAGGCAACTGAAGAATCCCAAGAGTCTGGAGTGAGAAGAATTGCACTGTGCGTGATCGGTCCAGTGCTTGGCATAAAGACAGAAAAATAGCTCGATATTCTAGATTCATCATTAGCTTCAAAGTGTCAGAGGATGATGTTACACTTACCCCCATAGCATAGGTCTGCGAGCAGTACATGTCGCCCAGAAAGAAATCCCGAAACTCGACAGGATACAGTCCTGCTAGTAATAGACGCCACTGCTGCTTGTCAGCATGGCCATTCCCGAATACAGCTGCATGTTCACTCACATTGGAATATGCCCACCATTTTCGACTGCGATGATACAGTACGCGGgcagggagaaaaaggacgATCACCGTTATCCCTATAAGCACGACTGGCCAATAAATATACATGGCATTAACCGATAAAAAGTTAAGCCACATGAAGAGACCCAACAGGAACATGAAAAGGCAAGGTAGCTGCTGAGGCGTTAGCTAGAAAGCGAGAATAGTATGTGGGTAGCCCGTACCTCAGTTAACTGACGCCAGTCTAACGCAGTTCTGGTATCGTATTCGAAAATGAAGACATAGTTGATTTTGCTCCTCGTCCATATGATACAATCCAAGCAAAATAGTAGGAAGTGAAAGACTATAAGGAAGAACCCGCCGTATATCTGTACAACTCAGTCCCGTCATGATCAATACAGCCAAATATGGCGAATAACAGAGGCATTTGAACTAACCTGGAGTAAATAGCTGGTGTGGATCGGTATAATGGGATCGGGGTGATGAAAATGCTGACTGGCGTATATCAGAGCTTGGATGCCGAACAGTATACCAGCCATGAGGAGAAGGCCCGCACGGAACGTGTTCGGAGAGTAGTCGCCCGATTTCCTCAGAGTTTTGCGTAATTTGGAGATGGCGATCTTGCGATTCCCGCGTTCAAAATAGCGAGCGTATAGATCCTCCGCCGCGGCCATCAAGTTCTCGGTGACCTCACTTTGTACAAACCACGCCTTGTTGACCTTATCCGACATGTACCTCAGAGGCGGACGGGAGTTAACGGCCTTGTCATACTTCTTATTGATCTTGCGAAAGGCAGTTCTATTGAGATACGCGTACGCTTTCAGTAGCTCCACGCCGCGGTAGAACTCCTGTAGCGCATGTTTAAGCTTCCGCTTGGCAGAACGATAGGGCACCTCATGATTTACTGCGTTTTCGGGTCGTCGCGAGAAGTCCCTGCGGCGGTTCACAACCTCTGCATCCTGTCCTTGGTTTGCTGCCGGGGTGGCCAATTCGGCCAATGCCTTGGAATTCTTCCCGATTCGACGTCCCACAAAGGCCTCCTTTAGCCGAGAACCGTTGAGTCCCCCAAAACCGGTCGGCTTGTGCGAGTGTCCGTGCTGCGTTCGACCCTTCTTATTGCTCAAGACTTCCTGGATCCGTTGGTCGCGCATAATATGAAGTTGTTCCTTAAGCACCTTTAAGCGTTCAGtagcttcctcttccttcatcTGATAGAACGACTCGATCTTGGCCAGTTCATCGTCCAAGAATGCGAAGAACTCGTCTTGCCGCCGTTGGAATTCCGACGACGGTTGATCATCCTGTTTCTCCTGCGACTCGGTGTATGTGAATACCCGCTTCAGGATCTGGGAGGCTCTCTTGCTGTTTGAGCCAGAAAATGTGTTTCTCTTGGAGTCCTTATCGGTGTTGGCGGACGGGCTCAGCTGGGAAATTTCCGGCACGGTCCTGGTACTGCCATTGCGCGCCATAACCGGCGAAGGGCTTCGGGGTTCATCTTGGCGGGTGATCTCGCTATTCGGATCAAAGTCCTGTACCTTCAAGTCGATCGCCGGGTCCGGTAATTCGAACGAGGCCACATCTGAAGAACCAGCATGCAGCGGTGGTGTCGCAAGGATGCTTCCATAGTTTCCTACCGTCGTTGAGAATCGGGAGCCAGGCACTCGCAGGGGCTGGCGCTCGCTTCGCCGACCGGGAGTTGAGCGCGATGTTCGGGAACCACTTCTGCCTGGCGATGTCGGGTTGTAAGTCGGGTCGGTGGCTGGATGCTTTCTGTCCGGTTGATggaaagaggagggaggGTCGGGACCACTGGCGGTTACCGTTGATGGATCGCCATGGTTGACGTGTCGGAGAGACGAATGGCTGGGACTTCGATTGGTCTTCTGGAGCGCCCGTGAAATGGCCTTAAGTTTCTTTTTGCCCGCCTACAACCCGAACGAGACGGTCAACTTGGGGGAACcagcgaaaaagaaaagagaaacaaacacACACAGTGGGATCAAACCTTGTAGTCGAGATATTTGGCGCGCCATTCTGGAACTAATTCCCGTTCCAGCTCTCTGTGGACTCCAATGTTAGCCGTTATGCATGTGAATTGGTCTGCAGCAGTGTAACCAACTTGGCGAATTTCATTCTGCGGAAGAGGGGAGATAAGAGGGCATGATAGTTGAGGCAAGTAGTGGTGAGAAAATGGTCGGAAGTCTCAATTCAGACGAGTGTGGGTTCGTGAATGGCCGTTATGTTGGGAGTTCCAGAGCTCTCAGGTCGCTCTTTATATCATCCTGAGGGAAGGGAAGACGTTGCACTCAGGAAAATTGATCTGTCTTAGACCAATTTTAAGTATAGCAATGGAGCTGTCAGTGAAAAAGAGACGAGTAGGaaaaccaccaccaagggAACAGATGGGTGGtttcaaaataaaaaagaaaaaaaaaaaaaggaaagatgaAAGAATTTTCAACCATTCAGTGCTCGCCAAGGACAATCATGACTGATAGATCTTCCTGGTGATTGAAGTACCTAACTCTTTTGCCAACACCGTCGGGAGATCATTTTGGGCCAGGGCATCTAGGTTGATCTGGGCCAACAAATCATTGGTTTGATGCCGCCCTGATAGGCTGGAGATATGCACGTGCAGCAGTCTAAGAGACTTCATTTGTGGTTGGTTCTGGTGGGGGACCAATTCGACTCCCCTTACTGGCTCCCGAGTGCAGTTGGGCAGCTGAGTCAGTGACTTTCCACCTGTCGGAGAAATCGACCATGATTACTCAGACAAGGACCCCTGTCgatggatggatgttgtCATCCTGATCGAATCGATTACAGCATCGCCTACCGGTCATTCACCAGGTACATGAGGAGTACCCGATCCTTTGTAGCAGACCCTAATGTTCCTGGAGTACCTGACATGTATCCTCCCACACTTACATCTCCACAGAAAGAGTGATATTCTAATGACTTTCCGAACTCTGCGGAATCCTACATAACTCTTGTACTTTGACTAAACCTGCCAAGGCGCGTTGGTATTTGCCAAGCGCGATTATTTGTTTGTATTTCAATCGCCCAAGGGACCTTTATATGCACTTGAGAGAATAACCTACAGAATGGAAAACTTGACAGGTTTCTTTCACAAATGTTTATTTATTCATTTCTATTTACATATGTCATCACCTGGAACTGACGAGGACCGTCTCCTGCGACATCTATGTTCACTCCGTCTGTGAAATATTTACCACCGGTCAACTTGGTCTCCCTGGCGGCCCTCGTGGTGTGGGTGCTCGTCAAAGCGATTGCGCTCGAAAGACGGGTGAGGTTTGTGCTCATTAGGGTTAAAGTGAGGAGCATTTTGTCCGCGCTCGTAGTGCTCTTCGTACAAGCGCTGGGCGTTCTCCTCGGCCTGCTTCTTAGCTTTATGCTCGTCGATCGCATTCAAGCCCTTGGTCTCAACCAATCTCGTGACACCAGCAGCGGCCAATCCAGCAATTACCTGCTTGGCAGTGCTGTGAGAGACTTCTTTGCCTATTGTGGTTCCAGAAGCGTTAACAGGCGCTGTCACATGGAGCGGGAGGGAAAAGTCAACGACAGCCAGTGTTCACATACCTTCCTTGCGCTGGTGGTCTTCCCAAGCCTTCATACCGGTGAAAGCAGCGGCACCGGCAATGAGATCGTGAGAGAGGTGACCCTCGTGCTGCCCCTCCTGCACCTGTTGGTGAGCGTTCTCAGCGTCGCCTATAAAGAGAATCCTGTTAGCCATCGAAAGTCATGTGGAAAGCAACTACCCCGCTATTATGGGAAGCCCGTGTTACGACAAACAGGGGAAGCCTTGATAGCTCGCACGAGGAACAACCCGGATGAATTTGACAAAAGTctgaaggggaaaagaatgacTTACCCCAGCCGAAAGGCATTGTGAATGATTTATGCGGTAtgtaaagaaaataaaaggggagaagatggatatGGATGAGAGGAACAGGATATTTTGCAGAGAATGATGAGAAGAATAGTCTGAGCAGCAGTGGGTGCGATACGTCTTAATATACCCCGACACCCCCACCAAGCTGGCGTACTCTTCAGCTTATCGCTACCCCTCCATCTGCCTACGTTGCTCTCTGCCCCACCTATCTCATCTCATGAGGATCGGATTTCGGACCTGGGCGAGAAGGGAGGCAACCCATGCGATGGGTGGTGGACCAATCGAACAGATCACACCCAGTGATCAGACGCAGAGACTGCCACGTTACCAAAAGCATAACAGCGGGTGCGGCATAGGAGGCGATCACTGATAGGAGTGCTTCGATGCGCGAAGATGCACATCAGCCACCGCCAAGCCACCGAGACGAGGAGACGCTGGCGCTTAGCTTCCTCCGGTACCAGACTATGGTTTTGTTGAATCCAACCACGGTATGGGTTTGATGGACATGATCCAGTTGTCGGGGCTCTTGGCAGAGGAGAGGGGCGTGGCTTGAAACGTAACAAAGATTGGAGTGGATCAAGGTCCTCATTCCTCGTAGCACCGAGCGCGTTATGCTCGTTCAATAGAATCCTGCCTTAGGCATCGGAGATTGAAGGACGGCTACATAGTACACAGTAGATGGATGATAGAAGATACTGTTATCGTTGGAAGAGCGTCAGGGCGAAACCATTCGTCTTCTCATGAGCGGGACACCGTAGTGAGTCTAGGGACATACGTGTCTCCAGAGATCCATAGGCTATGCAGCGCCGATCGAATGGATCCACTTGGCACTGACTGGGTCGTGCCCCCTCAGCCTTACTCCTGGGCGCGTAAACTAAAAATACGGTCATCAGCCACGGGAGCCACAAATTCCGAAGCCGGTCGACCCCCGCTAAGCTTCTCTTGTCCAAGGCTTGACGGCGCCCTACGCCATAGGCCAGGAGATCGTGTCGGCAGTTCAAACAACAGTgggaaagatatatatccccGGAAAAGAATTCCATAATGCCTTGAAAAAACCACAAAGCAATCGAAGAGGTCAATCCTGGGTTACACCCCTGCATTAGGAATGGAACAGCTTGTTTCATTTCCTCAGCCAGCAAATGTTAGCTTCCCTCCTTTTTTGGCTCATGAAGTGGAGAGTATCAGAAGACGCCCATTTGTTTGGGGCgagtgtactccgtaataaTTTCCCCACTTTAGAACATCAGGAGAGGATAAAGTAAGTAACTCGGAGTAACAGAAATACCTTAGAGCCGAGGACCACCGAATGGCCTCCGACGTCGCTGGTAGTGGCGGTGAATGGACGGCAGGCAACCACCCGTACttcgtacggagtactaaAAGGAACAATCTGTGGCTGTGGCTGAGGCTGAAGTGGGGACAACGGCGGTAGCCTGAGGTACTATCGATTTACTAACGGAATACCAGACTACGTATGCTTTCAGCAAGGGGGGACGGACCTGTGAATATTGTTCTTTCAGACATGGTTCTCAATACGGACGTCATTTCATACCTATCAAACAGCATTTCTATCCTTCCCTATTACGTTGAGGTTGTCAACATGAGTCTTTCCACTGTTATTTATGGCAGTGCAGATTAAAATGCTGCATTTACGCGTAGTCAAGACTTCTTGTCATATCATCCTTATTACCTACTTAGCGACAAATCAAAGTACTACTAATTGCGATCtgagaacaagagaagaTTTCCAACTTTCCTCATCAAGCAAAAATTAGAAAGTATGATTCAAATTCCAGCTCTTAGTCAACCTGCATTCTATCATATGCAAATGAACGGCTGCATCGGGCGGTCATCTTCCGCCCACTTAGGTGCCTCAGGCCAGAAAACTGGTGGCAACAGCTCTGCAGGGTGTCTGGTGGGTTCCCACTCTAGTGTTCGATATATCATGGTCACTTGGTAGCATTGCCATATGGGAAGCCATGGCGTATACAGACAGTAAACCCACTTAATAGTACTATGAATGCAGTGACATTTACATTGTTCTGAGAAGAATACTTACTAGCAAACCAGACCTCATTAACAAAGCTCTCGGGGGTGAAGTGATCCACATTTGGGAGGATCCCCGGAGCCACGTTTTCAAGTACTAAACATCAGGTCTCTCCTCGGATAGCATGCCCTTTAACGTCTTCTACTACAATTGTTTGACCAGGTCACAGTGAAGCTTCCACGTGAGCGGAATCCAGTTAAGCTTAGCGTCCAGTTGAACCATCACATTAATCGAAACCTTGCTGATGTTTCTATATAGAGACATTCCTGAAGAATCTGACTTCTTGCAAGGCAGGCCCTGTCATTGTCTTTCTTCCGGCTGTGACGGATCAAACTAATTCCACTTCGGCTTAGGTGTCGATTCTAGGCGTCAAATATGAAGTCCCCGCCAGCTTCTCTAAAAGCTTCCGCGATAGTGTATACTACAGTAAATCCCCGATGTAAGCGACTCCAATCTACAGGTGTCGAAGTTCAATCTCCATACAAATTCCCTCGAATCCTCAAAATGGGGAGATTTCTTAGAGGTAGCGATCCCATACCATCTGGACGACATCCATGTATGTGGATCAACATAATGACTAGTACAGTTTAATGTTTTACCTATTGAATGATCTACTGAATAATTGATATCTTTATTCAGATTCTGGACCTCATGGTTTGGCTAAAGATAGTAATGATTCTCGGTGAACTGGTTTAGGTGATACGTCTAGTGATCGGATTGGTCCAACAAGACAACCTTCTTTTAGCCCAGGGTCCGAtccttttcttcagctcGTATACCCGAAGAGGCAATGTTCTTCAGAACTGATAGACTAGGGTAGGCTAACAAGACCGAACTATCGATCTCCCTACCAATCACTacctatattatattatatagtatcCCCAAGCAGTGATAGTGAAATACTAAAATCAATAGTCAGAAGATATTCCTTCAGCCGAATTGAGAACTTCAATATCCAGCAACGGAGTTGGTAGTGTTGGTCAGGCCTATAGAGCTCGATCGAGaactttatataaactgACCAGTGACCAGTGACTCTCAGTATAATCCGTATATTACTCACCTAacctttctttatttcccCAACCATTTATCTATACGCATCCGATAAACTGTCATCAACATGCGATGGACATTCTCCTTTACTTCTCTTTTTATCCTCTGGATTTTCTTATTCACCAATGCGCTGGCACAGGATAAGCTCTGCATGGATAACATGGGCCCAATCGGTGAAGTAGCGAGCAAGCAACTAGGCCCTGTATTCGACAAACTGGTCTGCAGCAAGGGTATAAAGCCTAGCAAGGCAGACTGGAAATGGCTCGAGCCAAAGCTACAGccaatcatcaacaataTCAAAAAATGTCCCCAGAAACCAGCCTTGCCCAACTACAAACCCAAGGTCGAAAAGCTTGCAGACGCGATTGTGGCGAAATGCACAAAGCCCAACCACAACTACTGcaaggatgaggatcttAAAGCGATCAAATCTTGCGCCGTTGCGGAGGCTCTTGGATGGGGTATGATGAATATGGATATGCTGAAATATGCCGACAAGAAGAATTGTGAAAAGCTTGTTCCCTGCTTGATGAACCCGAAGACTTGGGCGCCTGGCAAGACGATTATAGCCGAATATGCTAAGCATAAAGGGTTAGTTGTTGAAGTGGTATCCGGGTGGTTTCTTTACTAATGCGATATCATAGGGCACATGCTTGAACTGTTGCAGAGCAAAGCCTTAGCACAGTTCTACTTTGCTTGGCGAGTGACTATGGGTTTTAAGTGTTTACTTGATGGGCTATGTCTGAGACTCACTCCAAGAGTCACTGTATTACATGCATTCTATAAAACAACTTCCATATTATCCTTAATCAGACCTTGGTCATCAGGAAATGCTATACTCTTTGGCTAGCTTTAGTAGAATTGGTAGTATGGTCAGGTCCGTGATAACGTCTATTGCTTGGGACGACGCTGTTTGTATATCTCGATAGATTCCAAATTTGTTACAATAATTCCAGGCAACAGTCGTAATACCATCCCAGTCCTTCCTGTAGTTCATTCATTAGTGAAAGTATGATACCAATCACGAACTATTCACCGGTAATAGAATCCAATGCAATCAACGGAGTAGGAGTGGGGTGTGTGTAAGAAACAATAACGCACACACTAAAAAAGAAACGCAATTAACGAATGGAATCTTAAGATGAGAGTTCCGGAAAAGCTACCCGGGATATCAAGTGGGAATTGTACCATATGCTATCAATCTCTATCGATGTAAAACCAAAGTCTCtttgcctcttcctccgatATCACCTCTGTTTGTCACTGAAGGTACAGTTGGTATAGCTCAGCATGTCTTTCTTGGACTTTGCCAAAGTCAAGCTGAGGCGATACCCAGCCGTCATCATCAGAATGCAACAGCTCCTGTGTATACGATTTCAATTTATGCCAATCCATATACCGTGAAAGCTCAAGCCTATGTTTacagatcatcatctgtgATCGAGAAAGGACACGAGCCAGGGAGGCCCAACTCACGCCAGCTTTCAGAAATCTGGATCAGGGAATCACGGAGCGGTATTATCCCATCTTTCCACGTTGTTTCGCAAGATGAGAACAGGTGTCGCATAGCTTAGTGGACTCGAGTCAGAGCAAAAGACGACGGAAGGTGGTTCTTGGTAAGTGCCGCTTCATAACACTTTGAAAGTAGAGCTTGATCGTTCACAGCCTCCGCGAAAGCCTTTTCATCTGGGTCCATTTCGTCAAAGTTTGATGGTAGTTCTGGTTTTATCAACCCGGTTTCGTAGTTCTCTGGCGGGCTAAGGAAGTATGGCCATTGGACTTGCATGAACGCGGGCATGACCGAGAGAAATTGCCAGTCGATAATGCTCACTATATCTGTTGGATCTTGGTCAcaaatgtatatattgcCTAGATGGAGGTCTCTGTGCCATAGCGTTGGACGACAGTAGGGTTTCACAATAGGGTGCTCTGCTAGTTTCGGTATTATATCCATGGCAGCTTCCAGGATCCGAGAATGCTCGTCCTTAGAGCCAAAATGTGGTCCACGAGGAAGAAAGGTGGAAGTTTGTATCTGTGTAAGGCCACGCCCGGCCAATGCAAGACCGAGGTCCGTGAGGTTCATCCCTATAGTATACACCCTTAGTACTGATTCAACAAGAGGCCTAGAGGACGACAAACATGGACCTGAATGGGTCCCGTTTTCGCATTGGGGAAACCATGACTCATTATATGTTGTCCAAGCCAATACTCGTCGTTCACTGTTGCGGCCGAAAGTTGAGGAGCAGAATGTAGCATATACAAATTTCCATAGCCTGGAAACTCCAAAGATGCTAGCTGACCTTCCAGCCTGGCCAGGTTCTTAATAAACTTGAAGCCTTGTAGCTGGTTCATGTCACCCCACACGTCAACTAACTGTCTGCCACGGGCTTTCTCCATCAGGATATACTCTGACCCAATGGGGTTCGAAGCGT carries:
- a CDS encoding putative small molecule transporter — its product is MKFAKELERELVPEWRAKYLDYKAGKKKLKAISRALQKTNRSPSHSSLRHVNHGDPSTVTASGPDPPSSFHQPDRKHPATDPTYNPTSPGRSGSRTSRSTPGRRSERQPLRVPGSRFSTTVGNYGSILATPPLHAGSSDVASFELPDPAIDLKVQDFDPNSEITRQDEPRSPSPVMARNGSTRTVPEISQLSPSANTDKDSKRNTFSGSNSKRASQILKRVFTYTESQEKQDDQPSSEFQRRQDEFFAFLDDELAKIESFYQMKEEEATERLKVLKEQLHIMRDQRIQEVLSNKKGRTQHGHSHKPTGFGGLNGSRLKEAFVGRRIGKNSKALAELATPAANQGQDAEVVNRRRDFSRRPENAVNHEVPYRSAKRKLKHALQEFYRGVELLKAYAYLNRTAFRKINKKYDKAVNSRPPLRYMSDKVNKAWFVQSEVTENLMAAAEDLYARYFERGNRKIAISKLRKTLRKSGDYSPNTFRAGLLLMAGILFGIQALIYASQHFHHPDPIIPIHTSYLLQIYGGFFLIVFHFLLFCLDCIIWTRSKINYVFIFEYDTRTALDWRQLTELPCLFMFLLGLFMWLNFLSVNAMYIYWPVVLIGITVIVLFLPARVLYHRSRKWWAYSNWRLLLAGLYPVEFRDFFLGDMYCSQTYAMGNIELFFCLYAKHWTDHAQCNSSHSRLLGFFSCLPSIWRALQCLRRYADTRNVFPHLLNFGKYIFGVLYYATLSMYRIDRVTRFQAPFITFALLNAVYCCVWDLAMDWSLGNPYAKHPLLREVLAFHRAWVYYAAMVIDVVVRFNWIFYAIFAHDIQHSAVLSFVVAFSEISRRGIWTIFRVENEHCTNVLLFRASRDVPLPYEVASPHTETDQPTEEMVVQEPQQPTPQPPAADIEHGTPPTPGTSLRARGLSRVGTILASAHAQDFQRRKRPEDLGGASASHGNADTPEDSSDDDDDPTDTRPYSDNIIVEDYASYGDNDRFLH
- a CDS encoding cipC-like antibiotic response protein (unnamed protein product) → MPFGWGDAENAHQQVQEGQHEGHLSHDLIAGAAAFTGMKAWEDHQRKEGKEVSHSTAKQVIAGLAAAGVTRLVETKGLNAIDEHKAKKQAEENAQRLYEEHYERGQNAPHFNPNEHKPHPSFERNRFDEHPHHEGRQGDQVDRW